Proteins from a single region of Egicoccus sp. AB-alg2:
- a CDS encoding DUF2382 domain-containing protein, which translates to MITKQDLDRVMGATAYDQDGDRIGSVDTVFVDDQTGEPTFALVNTGLFGTRSSFVPIQDANLTDDDLHVGYAKDKVKDAPNIDAEGHLDPSEEAELYRYYGMPYEQGYGENLRDDATAQDTTQPAGTETGGIGGDTSGMTGGTAGVTGGTLDEDRNQFGTAGHDTSGPTTDDAMTRSEEELHVGKERHEAGRVRLRKHVVTEHVTKTVPVQREEVHLEREPITEGNVDAATSGPAISEEEHEVILHEEEPVVEKRAVPKERVRLEKDVHTEQERVEEDVRKEEIDVAGLEESRDQQR; encoded by the coding sequence ATGATCACGAAGCAGGATCTCGACCGCGTCATGGGCGCGACCGCCTACGACCAGGACGGCGACCGCATCGGCAGCGTCGACACCGTTTTCGTCGACGACCAGACCGGTGAGCCCACCTTCGCCCTCGTCAACACGGGGCTGTTCGGCACACGCTCGTCGTTCGTGCCCATCCAGGACGCGAACCTGACCGACGACGACCTCCACGTCGGCTACGCCAAGGACAAGGTCAAGGACGCCCCGAACATCGACGCCGAGGGCCACCTCGACCCGTCCGAGGAAGCCGAGCTCTACCGCTACTACGGGATGCCGTACGAGCAGGGCTACGGCGAGAACCTCCGCGACGACGCGACCGCCCAGGACACGACCCAGCCGGCCGGCACCGAGACCGGCGGGATCGGCGGCGACACGAGCGGCATGACCGGCGGCACCGCCGGTGTGACCGGTGGCACGCTCGACGAGGACCGCAACCAGTTCGGCACGGCCGGGCACGACACCAGTGGGCCCACCACCGACGATGCCATGACCCGCTCCGAGGAGGAGCTGCACGTCGGCAAGGAGCGCCACGAGGCCGGGCGCGTGCGCCTGCGCAAGCACGTCGTGACCGAGCACGTAACCAAGACCGTGCCGGTCCAGCGTGAGGAGGTCCACCTCGAGCGCGAGCCCATCACCGAGGGCAACGTCGACGCGGCGACCAGCGGCCCTGCCATCTCCGAGGAAGAGCACGAGGTCATCCTCCACGAGGAGGAGCCCGTCGTGGAGAAGCGGGCGGTGCCGAAGGAGCGCGTCCGGCTGGAGAAGGACGTCCACACCGAGCAGGAGCGCGTCGAGGAAGACGTCCGCAAGGAAGAGATCGACGTCGCCGGGCTCGAGGAGTCGCGCGACCAGCAGCGCTGA
- a CDS encoding PRC-barrel domain-containing protein, which translates to MYGKQDLYELIGATAYDRDGQKLGTVDTVFVDTETGEPTFAAVTTGLFGTRSSFVPLVDANFRDGDLHVAHAKDRVHDAPNIDVDEHLAAADERELYRYYGIPLADDVTSAHSDAADDGDASRATDAEGTGAPAGGHLPSGADLIADQGIDPMLDGPMVAPDERLRLRRLGAPVGHAEEPRMYDDPDASQGSTDATTTTRHPDRGTVADR; encoded by the coding sequence ATGTACGGCAAGCAGGACCTCTACGAGCTGATCGGGGCGACCGCCTACGACCGCGATGGGCAGAAGCTGGGGACGGTGGACACGGTGTTCGTGGACACGGAGACCGGAGAGCCCACCTTCGCCGCCGTCACGACCGGCCTGTTCGGGACCAGGTCGTCGTTCGTGCCGCTGGTCGACGCCAACTTCCGCGACGGCGACCTGCACGTGGCCCACGCCAAGGATCGTGTCCACGACGCGCCGAACATCGACGTGGACGAGCACCTCGCCGCCGCCGACGAGCGCGAGCTGTACCGCTATTACGGCATCCCACTCGCCGACGACGTGACGTCCGCCCATTCCGACGCCGCCGACGACGGTGACGCGTCGCGCGCCACCGACGCCGAAGGGACGGGCGCCCCCGCCGGCGGTCACCTGCCGTCCGGGGCCGACCTCATCGCCGACCAGGGGATCGACCCCATGCTCGACGGCCCCATGGTCGCGCCGGACGAGCGGCTGCGCCTGCGTCGCCTCGGAGCGCCGGTCGGACACGCCGAGGAACCGAGGATGTACGACGACCCCGATGCGTCGCAAGGCTCGACCGACGCCACCACCACGACACGACATCCTGATCGCGGCACCGTCGCCGACCGCTGA
- a CDS encoding regulatory protein RecX: MSEAGGFKDAERWLAQRGVPRDPIRVPLTAPEPAQEGGGAQGPAAPDASSPAPPTSAREAGRLAAEAHDEAVRRADERAATPDPAAPRLDDDVAEAVAFLRRSTAMAPQSEARLRDKLRGRGTPSAVVEQALERARRERLVDDEAMVAALVDERRRKGHAPARIRRDLRERGFDAALLDRALTPADAEDPEAAAYALASEKAARCTGLAPEAAFRRVAAHVVRRGYAEGLARKVAREAVFTARDAQRTAGH, translated from the coding sequence GTGTCGGAAGCGGGCGGCTTCAAGGACGCCGAGCGCTGGCTGGCGCAGCGCGGCGTGCCGCGTGATCCCATCCGGGTCCCGCTCACGGCCCCGGAACCGGCCCAGGAGGGCGGTGGGGCACAGGGGCCCGCCGCGCCGGACGCGTCCTCGCCCGCTCCGCCCACCTCGGCTCGCGAGGCGGGCCGCCTGGCCGCCGAGGCACACGACGAGGCCGTGCGGCGCGCCGACGAGCGCGCCGCCACGCCCGACCCGGCGGCCCCCCGGCTCGACGACGACGTCGCCGAAGCGGTCGCGTTCCTGCGCCGCTCCACCGCGATGGCACCGCAGAGCGAGGCACGCCTGCGCGACAAGCTACGCGGGCGGGGCACCCCCTCTGCGGTCGTCGAGCAGGCCCTGGAACGCGCCCGCCGGGAACGGCTGGTCGACGACGAGGCGATGGTCGCCGCGCTCGTCGACGAGCGCCGCCGCAAGGGTCACGCCCCCGCGCGGATCCGCCGCGACCTGCGCGAACGCGGCTTCGACGCCGCACTGCTCGACCGTGCGCTGACGCCGGCCGATGCCGAGGACCCCGAGGCGGCCGCGTACGCGCTGGCGAGCGAGAAGGCGGCGCGCTGCACCGGCCTGGCGCCCGAGGCCGCCTTCCGGCGTGTGGCCGCACACGTCGTCCGGCGTGGGTATGCCGAAGGACTGGCGCGCAAGGTCGCCCGCGAAGCCGTGTTCACCGCCCGCGACGCCCAGCGAACCGCCGGTCACTGA